A single Brucella intermedia LMG 3301 DNA region contains:
- a CDS encoding SDR family NAD(P)-dependent oxidoreductase: MSPVTKTDVAGSDTSKADAERKTLVLTGASRGIGHATVKRFSRAGWRVITCSRQDFSDNCPWPAGPEDHIKVDLADQEDVGKAIAEIRRRLEADGSKLHALVNNAGISPKAEGGRRMNSIETPMAVWRDVFQVNFMAPIMLARGLFKELEAAQGSVVNVTSIAGSRVHPFAGTAYATSKAALAALTREMASDFGPYGIRVNAIAPGEIDTAILSPGTDKLVEQLPMRRLGKTSEVAETIYFLCSEASSYVTGSEIHINGGQHV, translated from the coding sequence ATGTCCCCAGTCACCAAAACAGACGTTGCCGGTTCCGATACTTCCAAGGCAGATGCCGAACGCAAGACGCTGGTCCTGACCGGCGCCAGCCGTGGTATCGGGCACGCGACAGTGAAGCGCTTTTCGCGCGCCGGATGGCGCGTCATCACCTGCTCGCGACAGGATTTTTCCGACAATTGCCCGTGGCCGGCCGGCCCGGAAGATCACATCAAGGTGGACCTCGCCGATCAGGAGGATGTCGGCAAGGCAATTGCCGAAATCCGCCGCCGTCTCGAAGCCGATGGCAGCAAGCTTCATGCGCTGGTCAACAATGCCGGCATTTCGCCCAAGGCGGAAGGCGGACGCCGCATGAATTCCATCGAAACGCCAATGGCAGTCTGGCGCGACGTGTTTCAGGTGAACTTCATGGCGCCGATCATGCTGGCGCGCGGCCTGTTCAAGGAACTGGAAGCAGCGCAAGGCTCGGTCGTCAATGTGACCTCTATAGCTGGCAGCCGCGTGCACCCCTTCGCTGGCACAGCCTATGCGACATCCAAGGCCGCACTCGCCGCGCTTACCCGCGAGATGGCATCCGATTTCGGCCCCTATGGCATTCGCGTCAATGCCATCGCACCGGGCGAGATCGATACGGCGATCCTTTCGCCGGGAACGGACAAGCTGGTGGAACAGCTTCCCATGCGCCGCCTCGGCAAGACATCGGAAGTGGCGGAAACCATATACTTCCTTTGCTCCGAAGCCTCATCCTATGTGACCGGCTCGGAAATCCATATCAATGGCGGCCAGCACGTCTGA
- a CDS encoding carbohydrate kinase family protein produces the protein MILCCGESLIDMLPRETAAGETAFQPFAGGSVFNTAIALGRLDVPTGFFSGISSDFFGEILRDTLARSNVDYSFAAISDRPTTLAFVRLVDGQARYAFYDENTAGRMLAESDMPYVDDAVDAMLFGCISLFSEPCGSVYEALMTREAPKRVMFLDPNIRTSFITDREKHLARMKRMIALADIVKLSDEDLDWFGEKGSHDEIAAEWLKLGPRLVVITKGAHGADAYTARATVRVPGVKVDVVDTVGAGDTVNAGILASLHNQGLLDKDALADLTEDQIHSAVALGVRAAAVTVARAGANPPWAHEMKD, from the coding sequence ATGATCCTTTGCTGCGGTGAATCCCTGATCGACATGCTGCCCCGCGAAACCGCAGCGGGCGAGACCGCGTTTCAGCCCTTTGCAGGCGGTTCGGTTTTCAATACGGCCATTGCGCTTGGGCGTCTCGATGTTCCGACCGGATTTTTCTCCGGTATCTCGTCGGATTTTTTCGGCGAGATACTGCGCGACACGCTGGCGCGGTCCAATGTCGATTATTCCTTCGCCGCCATCTCGGATCGTCCGACGACACTGGCTTTCGTGCGCCTGGTGGATGGGCAGGCCCGCTACGCCTTCTACGACGAGAACACGGCCGGCCGCATGCTGGCCGAGAGCGACATGCCCTATGTGGACGACGCCGTCGACGCCATGCTGTTTGGCTGCATCAGCCTGTTTTCCGAGCCGTGCGGCAGTGTCTATGAGGCGCTGATGACGCGCGAGGCGCCTAAGCGGGTCATGTTCCTTGATCCGAATATCCGCACCAGCTTCATCACTGACCGCGAAAAGCATCTGGCCCGCATGAAGCGCATGATCGCGCTCGCCGATATCGTCAAGCTTTCCGACGAAGACCTCGACTGGTTCGGCGAAAAGGGCAGCCACGACGAAATCGCCGCCGAATGGCTGAAGCTTGGGCCTAGACTGGTGGTCATCACCAAGGGTGCGCATGGGGCCGATGCCTATACCGCGCGGGCAACCGTGCGCGTGCCCGGCGTAAAAGTGGACGTGGTCGACACGGTTGGCGCAGGCGATACGGTCAATGCGGGCATTCTCGCCAGCCTTCACAATCAGGGCCTTCTCGACAAGGATGCGCTCGCGGACCTTACCGAAGACCAGATTCATTCCGCTGTCGCGCTAGGGGTGCGGGCTGCTGCCGTAACCGTCGCCCGCGCAGGGGCAAACCCGCCATGGGCGCATGAGATGAAGGATTGA
- a CDS encoding LysE family translocator, whose product MSIEFLLTSFIIVASPGTGVLVTLAAGLSRGARASVIAALGCTLGIVPHMLAAVTGLAALLHASALAFELIKYAGVAYLLYMAWMTLKEHGTLKIETDDAPRSDREVIRSAILVNLLNPKLSIFFFAFLPQFVNTQQGATVARMVELSLVFMAMTFVVFAIYGVFAAAVRNQIISRPAVLAWMRRSFAAAFVALGAKLALTER is encoded by the coding sequence ATGAGCATCGAATTTCTGCTGACATCCTTCATCATAGTTGCGTCGCCGGGCACCGGCGTGCTGGTAACGCTTGCGGCAGGACTGTCCCGTGGCGCACGCGCATCGGTCATTGCCGCGCTTGGCTGCACGCTTGGCATCGTGCCGCACATGCTGGCTGCCGTGACCGGCCTTGCTGCCCTGCTCCATGCCAGCGCACTGGCTTTCGAGCTCATCAAATATGCGGGCGTCGCCTATCTGCTCTATATGGCCTGGATGACGCTCAAGGAGCACGGCACGTTGAAAATCGAGACCGATGACGCGCCGCGTTCAGACCGGGAAGTCATCCGGTCTGCGATCCTCGTCAACCTTCTCAACCCCAAACTGTCGATATTCTTCTTTGCCTTCCTGCCGCAATTCGTGAATACGCAACAGGGCGCAACGGTGGCGCGCATGGTGGAACTGTCGCTCGTCTTCATGGCCATGACATTCGTGGTGTTTGCGATCTACGGTGTCTTTGCCGCTGCCGTCCGTAACCAGATCATCTCACGCCCCGCCGTGCTTGCATGGATGCGCCGCAGCTTTGCAGCCGCCTTCGTCGCGCTCGGGGCCAAACTCGCACTGACCGAACGATAG
- a CDS encoding class I SAM-dependent methyltransferase, translating into MAQNIYDRDDFFTAYSQLPRSVHGLDGAPEWPFVRSLLPDLTGRDVADLGCGFGWFARFAREQGAASVIGYDLSENMLERARRDTPDDAVRYVQADMEELDLPEASFDLVYSSLAFHYIRDFPRLLKTIHAALRTEGRFVSTIEHPIFMAPLAPGWIEDQNGGKHWPVDHYAVEGERRTDWLAEGVIKYHRRLSTTVNALIDTGFAINRLEEWRPSAEQIEAWPGLSEEMERPMLLIVSASRQTA; encoded by the coding sequence ATGGCCCAGAACATTTATGACCGCGACGATTTCTTCACAGCCTACAGCCAGTTGCCACGCTCGGTACACGGGCTGGACGGCGCACCGGAATGGCCCTTTGTCCGTTCCCTTCTGCCAGACCTGACAGGCCGCGATGTCGCCGATCTCGGTTGCGGTTTCGGCTGGTTCGCCCGCTTCGCCCGCGAACAGGGCGCGGCCTCTGTCATCGGTTACGACCTTTCGGAAAACATGCTCGAACGCGCGCGCCGCGACACGCCGGATGACGCTGTCCGTTATGTTCAGGCGGACATGGAAGAGCTGGACCTTCCCGAAGCGAGCTTCGATCTCGTCTATAGTTCGCTGGCGTTTCATTATATTCGCGATTTTCCGCGTCTTTTGAAAACGATCCATGCGGCTTTGCGGACGGAAGGCCGTTTCGTATCCACGATCGAGCATCCGATCTTCATGGCACCGCTGGCGCCGGGCTGGATCGAAGACCAGAATGGCGGGAAGCACTGGCCTGTCGATCATTATGCCGTGGAGGGAGAGCGGCGGACCGACTGGCTGGCGGAAGGCGTCATCAAATATCACCGTCGTCTCAGCACCACGGTCAACGCCCTGATCGATACAGGATTTGCCATCAATCGCCTGGAGGAATGGCGCCCCTCCGCGGAGCAGATCGAGGCATGGCCGGGGCTGTCGGAGGAAATGGAGCGGCCCATGCTGTTGATAGTTTCCGCTAGCCGACAGACAGCTTGA
- a CDS encoding outer membrane protein, translating into MKLKALLLASTVALVAATGAKAADAVIEQEPAPVVVAPSFTWTGAYIGGQIGYGWGKSNFDGDVFSYGDVKPDGFLGGVYAGYNFDLGNNIVLGIDGDVTYNDVSKDIDVFDGDLAVGDFETKLRWSGAVRARVGYAVDRFMPYLAGGVAFGNIKNSGSIDGIGSFSESKTLTGWTAGAGVDYAATDNLIVRLEYRYTDYGDKDIDFGGLNINQDFKTNEVRLGVAYKF; encoded by the coding sequence GGCCGCTACGGGCGCAAAGGCTGCCGACGCCGTCATCGAACAGGAACCAGCTCCTGTTGTAGTTGCTCCGTCCTTCACCTGGACCGGCGCCTATATTGGTGGCCAGATCGGCTATGGCTGGGGCAAGTCGAACTTCGACGGCGATGTGTTCAGCTATGGCGATGTCAAGCCGGATGGTTTCCTCGGTGGCGTTTATGCCGGTTATAATTTCGACCTCGGCAACAACATTGTTCTCGGTATCGACGGTGACGTGACCTATAACGACGTCTCCAAGGATATCGACGTATTCGACGGCGACCTCGCAGTTGGCGATTTCGAAACCAAGCTTCGCTGGTCCGGTGCCGTTCGCGCCCGCGTCGGCTATGCGGTTGATCGCTTCATGCCTTACCTTGCTGGTGGTGTGGCCTTCGGCAACATCAAGAACAGCGGCAGCATCGACGGTATCGGCAGCTTCTCTGAAAGCAAGACGCTCACCGGCTGGACCGCAGGTGCCGGCGTGGATTACGCCGCGACCGACAACCTGATCGTTCGCCTTGAATATCGCTACACCGACTACGGTGACAAGGACATCGACTTCGGTGGCCTGAACATCAATCAGGACTTCAAGACCAACGAAGTTCGCCTCGGCGTCGCATACAAGTTCTAA
- a CDS encoding transglycosylase domain-containing protein: protein MASRDDKNRRIEPSFGGEEKKDDEVFRVDEEDRMARSQQRRRRQSDGPEPRASRLGKKKPRGFFGFVRRSIYWCLVLGLWGGIAFAGMLVYFAAKMPPTTDWAIPDRPPNVRIVDVNGNLIANRGTTGGEAVSLQEMSPFIPKAVIAIEDRRFYSHFGIDPIGLARAVVTNVVSGRAVQGGSTLTQQLAKNLFLSPDRTLERKVQEVMLALWLEHKYTKDQILEMYLNRVYLGSGAFGVDAASRRYFNKSAKEVNLMEAATLAGLLKAPSRLSPARDPEAAAARAKLVLGAMREEGMIDDSQMAIAESEPPTRAPSYWQGSENYVADKVVAALPELIGEAKDDITVHTTIDLNLQRAGEEAIKDQISQNGKKMNASQGALVSIDSTGAVRAMVGGVDYATSQFDRVTDARRQPASSFKPFVYLTALEQGRTPDSVRNDAPVRIGKWTPSNDNGKYMGQVTLATALSHSLNSVAAQLVMEVGPQTVIDTAHRLGVQSKLEANASLALGTSEVTLLELTDAYVPFANGGYRAPVYFITKVTDSEDKVLYQKEDGVGPRVIDERNVGMMNAMLRRTVEDGTAKRAAFGWPAAGKTGTSQNFRDAWFVGYTANLTTGVWFGNDDGKGMKRVFGATLPVAAWKSFMKEAHKGVPIAELPGHYDIQNIVPGGSDGIDPNAPYDPGMMPQDPYSGQPMAGNGDDGYWPPAPDSTMRGTVQQPGAVAYPANANDDFRPLPPGDVGGGQPQQSGKSTTLLDIIMGNSQ, encoded by the coding sequence ATGGCATCGCGTGACGACAAAAACCGGCGCATCGAACCTTCCTTCGGTGGCGAAGAGAAAAAAGACGATGAGGTTTTTCGCGTCGACGAGGAGGACCGCATGGCTCGCTCGCAGCAGCGCCGACGCAGGCAATCGGATGGACCGGAACCGCGCGCGTCGCGCCTCGGCAAGAAGAAGCCGCGCGGCTTCTTCGGCTTTGTGCGCCGCTCGATCTACTGGTGCCTGGTGCTCGGCCTGTGGGGCGGCATCGCCTTTGCGGGCATGCTGGTCTATTTCGCGGCCAAGATGCCGCCGACGACCGACTGGGCCATTCCCGACCGTCCACCCAATGTGCGCATCGTCGACGTCAACGGCAACCTGATCGCCAATCGCGGCACGACCGGCGGCGAGGCGGTCAGCCTGCAGGAGATGTCTCCTTTCATCCCGAAGGCGGTCATCGCCATCGAGGACCGCCGCTTCTATTCGCATTTCGGCATCGACCCCATCGGCCTTGCCCGCGCGGTTGTAACCAATGTCGTTTCTGGTCGCGCCGTTCAGGGCGGCTCGACGCTCACGCAGCAGCTTGCCAAGAACCTGTTTCTCTCGCCCGACCGCACGCTGGAACGCAAGGTGCAGGAAGTCATGCTCGCCCTGTGGCTGGAGCACAAATACACCAAGGACCAGATTCTGGAGATGTATCTGAACCGAGTTTATCTCGGTTCTGGCGCGTTCGGCGTCGATGCAGCCTCGCGGCGTTATTTCAACAAGTCCGCCAAGGAGGTGAACCTGATGGAAGCGGCGACCTTGGCCGGTCTCCTGAAGGCTCCGTCGCGCCTGTCGCCTGCCCGCGATCCGGAAGCCGCCGCCGCGCGCGCCAAGCTGGTGCTGGGCGCGATGCGTGAGGAAGGCATGATCGACGACAGCCAGATGGCCATCGCCGAAAGCGAACCGCCGACACGGGCGCCTTCCTACTGGCAGGGTTCGGAAAACTATGTCGCCGACAAGGTGGTGGCCGCGCTGCCCGAACTGATCGGTGAGGCGAAGGACGACATTACCGTTCACACCACGATCGATCTCAACCTGCAGCGCGCAGGCGAAGAGGCTATCAAGGACCAGATTTCCCAGAACGGCAAAAAGATGAATGCGAGCCAGGGCGCGCTTGTTTCCATCGACAGCACCGGCGCGGTTCGCGCCATGGTCGGCGGGGTCGATTATGCCACCAGCCAGTTCGACCGTGTAACGGATGCCCGCCGCCAGCCCGCCTCCTCCTTCAAGCCCTTCGTCTATCTGACGGCGCTTGAACAGGGCCGCACACCGGACTCCGTGCGCAACGACGCACCGGTCCGCATCGGCAAATGGACCCCCAGCAATGACAACGGCAAATATATGGGGCAGGTGACGCTGGCCACAGCACTTTCCCACTCGCTGAACTCCGTCGCCGCACAGCTCGTCATGGAAGTCGGTCCGCAGACCGTGATCGACACGGCGCACCGGCTCGGCGTTCAGTCGAAACTCGAGGCCAACGCCTCGCTGGCGCTTGGCACATCGGAAGTGACATTGCTGGAACTGACCGATGCTTATGTGCCATTTGCCAATGGCGGCTATCGCGCGCCGGTCTATTTCATAACCAAAGTGACTGATTCCGAGGACAAGGTTCTCTACCAGAAGGAAGATGGCGTCGGCCCACGCGTCATTGACGAGCGTAATGTCGGCATGATGAACGCGATGTTGCGGCGCACCGTCGAAGACGGGACGGCAAAGCGCGCCGCCTTCGGCTGGCCCGCCGCCGGCAAGACCGGCACCAGCCAGAATTTCCGCGATGCATGGTTCGTCGGCTATACCGCCAACCTCACGACCGGCGTGTGGTTCGGCAATGACGATGGCAAGGGCATGAAGCGCGTGTTCGGCGCGACCTTGCCGGTCGCGGCCTGGAAAAGCTTCATGAAGGAAGCGCACAAGGGCGTGCCGATCGCCGAGCTTCCCGGCCATTACGACATCCAGAACATCGTCCCCGGCGGCAGCGACGGCATCGACCCGAATGCGCCTTACGATCCAGGCATGATGCCGCAGGATCCCTATAGCGGCCAGCCGATGGCGGGTAATGGCGATGACGGCTATTGGCCGCCTGCCCCGGATTCCACGATGCGCGGCACCGTCCAGCAGCCCGGTGCTGTGGCTTACCCGGCCAATGCCAATGACGATTTCCGTCCGTTGCCCCCGGGCGATGTCGGCGGCGGACAACCGCAACAATCGGGAAAATCCACGACACTGCTCGATATCATAATGGGGAACTCGCAATAA
- a CDS encoding cupin domain-containing protein — translation MNSSSKPVCRIVRPGNTYSGKQGLEYFEGIAAETVGSEGICMHLLTIPPGARAKAHLHASHETAIYALSGETHCWFGEKLEEHVIVREGEMFYIPAGVPHLPANLSDKPATAIIARTDPNEQESVVLLPELEQYVPR, via the coding sequence ATGAATAGTTCATCGAAACCGGTCTGCCGGATCGTCCGTCCCGGAAACACTTATTCCGGGAAACAGGGCCTTGAATATTTTGAAGGAATTGCAGCCGAAACTGTCGGTTCGGAAGGCATTTGCATGCATCTTCTGACCATCCCGCCGGGTGCCCGCGCCAAGGCCCATCTTCATGCTTCCCACGAGACGGCGATCTATGCACTTTCCGGCGAAACGCATTGCTGGTTCGGCGAAAAGCTCGAGGAGCATGTCATCGTTCGCGAAGGGGAGATGTTCTACATTCCGGCAGGCGTCCCGCATCTTCCCGCCAATCTCAGCGACAAGCCCGCGACAGCCATAATAGCGCGAACCGATCCAAACGAGCAGGAAAGCGTCGTCCTGTTGCCGGAGCTGGAGCAATACGTTCCGCGCTGA